From one Lycium ferocissimum isolate CSIRO_LF1 chromosome 7, AGI_CSIRO_Lferr_CH_V1, whole genome shotgun sequence genomic stretch:
- the LOC132065643 gene encoding interactor of constitutive active ROPs 3-like isoform X2: MAGNSSSEVPQKKSPRGNSSEVPLKISPRGVKSREAPQKNSPRGVPQDVPQKVSPRVARRLKTGAPDSDSASSPHVNGRTPKERRAKVTEQKSPQSSESEKKRPIRVTELESQITQLKNDLKDKLSSSEACKKQAEVEVEAEESKGQCTILSSELDQLPQQPSSESTCPTDHQKSAEDLTLHSELESIQKQHSVDAASLASALNEIKELKTQLDTVALSEATKTKNAEAAQTELESLKQNLADTLSLMEEMKKQLKDSKDSEAQAQTLVTETLLQLESAKKTVESLRSDGNKVVEAYNAISSELDQSKARANSLEDLVSKLQTNTSNVGESEIVEIDESTEKIEAEFFSLKSEVERLRADLEAAEIKYNEEKTRSTLEIRSAYELVEQIKSMSRQKEDELQGELQIFKTQIEELKANLMDKENELQGICEENENLIMKLENAQSGKGENELEKELQRSRLYIENLKANLMDKETELQNILEENEILKNETDKKESNRGKVKDEVTAELDAAKTAEREALMRLGYMNEEVDKSNRRVARVAEQLDAAQASNAEMEAELRKLKVQSNQWRKAAEVATAMLSNGNNGKFVERTGSMDSPYSPRKISSPYFDDMDEDLMKRKNPNMLKRIGELWKKPLK; encoded by the exons ATGGCAGG AAACAGTTCCTCTGAAGTGCCACAGAAGAAATCTCCACGAGGCAATTCGTCCGAAGTGCCTCTAAAGATCTCTCCCCGGGGTGTGAAATCTCGAGAAGCTCCTCAAAAGAATTCTCCTCGAGGTGTTCCTCAAGATGTGCCTCAAAAGGTTTCTCCTCGAGTTGCGCGCCGCCTGAAGACGGGTGCACCAGATTCCGACTCTGCATCTTCTCCTCATGTTAATGGTAGGACGCCTAAAGAGAGAAGGGCTAAGGTCACAGAGCAGAAATCGCCTCAAAGTTCGGAATCTGAG aAGAAGCGCCCAATCAGGGTCACTGAATTGGAGTCGCAAATCACTCAGCTCAAAAATGATCTTAAAGACAAGCTAAGTTCATCTGAAGCATGCAAAAAGCAAGctgaggtagaggtagaggccgaggagTCAAAGGGACAGTGTACAATATTGTCCTCCGAACTGGACCAGCTTCCCCAGCAACCTTCTTCTGAGAGTACATGTCCAACTGACCACCAAAAGTCCGCCGAGGATCTGACATTGCATTCAGAACTTGAGTCAATCCAAAAACAGCATTCGGTGGACGCAGCTTCATTAGCTTCTGCCTTGAATGAGATCAAGGAACTAAAGACTCAGCTTGATACTGTTGCTCTATCTGAGGCTACAAAAACCAAGAACGCGGAAGCAGCACAAACTGAGCTCGAAAGCTTGAAACAAAACTTGGCGGATACTCTTTCGCTTATGGAAGAGATGAAAAAACAACTAAAAGATAGCAAAGATTCAGAAGCTCAAGCTCAAACACTTGTTACTGAAACTCTGTTGCAACTGGAATCAGCAAAGAAGACCGTGGAGTCCCTCAGGTCTGATGGTAACAAAGTTGTGGAAGCATACAATGCTATATCTTCCGAGTTGGATCAGTCGAAGGCACGTGCAAATTCACTGGAAGACCTTGTTTCCAAACTCCAAACAAATACTAGTAACGTTGGTGAAAGTGAAATTGTCGAAATTGATGAAAGTACGGAAAAAATTGAGGCAGAATTTTTTTCTCTGAAATCTGAAGTTGAACGTCTAAGAGCTGATCTGGAAGCAGCTGAGATCAAATACAACGAAGAGAAAACTCGAAGCACACTTGAAATTAGAAGTGCGTATGAGTTGGTGGAGCAAATCAAGTCAATGTCTAGGCAGAAGGAAGATGAGCTGCAAGGAGAATTACAAATTTTCAAAACAcaaatagaggagttgaaggcgAATTTGATGgataaagaaaatgaattgCAAGGTATTTGCGAGGAGAATGAGAATCTTATCATGAAACTAGAGAATGCACAATCTGGGAAAGGAGAAAATGAACTTGAAAAGGAGCTTCAAAGATCAAGACTTTATATCGAAAATCTGAAGGCAAATCTGATGGATAAGGAAACCGAACTGCAGAATATTTTAGAGGAAAATGAGATTCTGAAGAACGAAACTGATAAAAAGGAAAGCAATAGAGGTAAAGTGAAGGATGAAGTTACTGCTGAACTAGACGCTGCAAAGACTGCAGAAAGAGAAGCTCTCATGAGGCTCGGGTACATGAACGAGGAGGTTGATAAGAGTAACCGGCGGGTGGCTAGGGTAGCTGAGCAATTGGATGCAGCTCAAGCTTCCAATGCAGAAATGGAAGCAGAACTAAGGAAGTTGAAGGTTCAATCCAACCAATGGAGGAAAGCTGCTGAAGTAGCGACCGCTATGCTATCAAATGGTAATAACGGGAAATTCGTGGAACGAACTGGATCGATGGACAGTCCGTACAGTCCTCGCAAGATTAGTTCGCCTTACTTTGATGACATGGATGAAGATTTAATGAAGAGGAAAAATCCGAATATGCTTAAGAGGATCGGCGAGCTATGGAAGAAGCCACTAAAATAG
- the LOC132065643 gene encoding interactor of constitutive active ROPs 3-like isoform X1 produces the protein MQTPKARNSSSEVPQKKSPRGNSSEVPLKISPRGVKSREAPQKNSPRGVPQDVPQKVSPRVARRLKTGAPDSDSASSPHVNGRTPKERRAKVTEQKSPQSSESEKKRPIRVTELESQITQLKNDLKDKLSSSEACKKQAEVEVEAEESKGQCTILSSELDQLPQQPSSESTCPTDHQKSAEDLTLHSELESIQKQHSVDAASLASALNEIKELKTQLDTVALSEATKTKNAEAAQTELESLKQNLADTLSLMEEMKKQLKDSKDSEAQAQTLVTETLLQLESAKKTVESLRSDGNKVVEAYNAISSELDQSKARANSLEDLVSKLQTNTSNVGESEIVEIDESTEKIEAEFFSLKSEVERLRADLEAAEIKYNEEKTRSTLEIRSAYELVEQIKSMSRQKEDELQGELQIFKTQIEELKANLMDKENELQGICEENENLIMKLENAQSGKGENELEKELQRSRLYIENLKANLMDKETELQNILEENEILKNETDKKESNRGKVKDEVTAELDAAKTAEREALMRLGYMNEEVDKSNRRVARVAEQLDAAQASNAEMEAELRKLKVQSNQWRKAAEVATAMLSNGNNGKFVERTGSMDSPYSPRKISSPYFDDMDEDLMKRKNPNMLKRIGELWKKPLK, from the exons ATGCAGACACCTAAAGCAAG AAACAGTTCCTCTGAAGTGCCACAGAAGAAATCTCCACGAGGCAATTCGTCCGAAGTGCCTCTAAAGATCTCTCCCCGGGGTGTGAAATCTCGAGAAGCTCCTCAAAAGAATTCTCCTCGAGGTGTTCCTCAAGATGTGCCTCAAAAGGTTTCTCCTCGAGTTGCGCGCCGCCTGAAGACGGGTGCACCAGATTCCGACTCTGCATCTTCTCCTCATGTTAATGGTAGGACGCCTAAAGAGAGAAGGGCTAAGGTCACAGAGCAGAAATCGCCTCAAAGTTCGGAATCTGAG aAGAAGCGCCCAATCAGGGTCACTGAATTGGAGTCGCAAATCACTCAGCTCAAAAATGATCTTAAAGACAAGCTAAGTTCATCTGAAGCATGCAAAAAGCAAGctgaggtagaggtagaggccgaggagTCAAAGGGACAGTGTACAATATTGTCCTCCGAACTGGACCAGCTTCCCCAGCAACCTTCTTCTGAGAGTACATGTCCAACTGACCACCAAAAGTCCGCCGAGGATCTGACATTGCATTCAGAACTTGAGTCAATCCAAAAACAGCATTCGGTGGACGCAGCTTCATTAGCTTCTGCCTTGAATGAGATCAAGGAACTAAAGACTCAGCTTGATACTGTTGCTCTATCTGAGGCTACAAAAACCAAGAACGCGGAAGCAGCACAAACTGAGCTCGAAAGCTTGAAACAAAACTTGGCGGATACTCTTTCGCTTATGGAAGAGATGAAAAAACAACTAAAAGATAGCAAAGATTCAGAAGCTCAAGCTCAAACACTTGTTACTGAAACTCTGTTGCAACTGGAATCAGCAAAGAAGACCGTGGAGTCCCTCAGGTCTGATGGTAACAAAGTTGTGGAAGCATACAATGCTATATCTTCCGAGTTGGATCAGTCGAAGGCACGTGCAAATTCACTGGAAGACCTTGTTTCCAAACTCCAAACAAATACTAGTAACGTTGGTGAAAGTGAAATTGTCGAAATTGATGAAAGTACGGAAAAAATTGAGGCAGAATTTTTTTCTCTGAAATCTGAAGTTGAACGTCTAAGAGCTGATCTGGAAGCAGCTGAGATCAAATACAACGAAGAGAAAACTCGAAGCACACTTGAAATTAGAAGTGCGTATGAGTTGGTGGAGCAAATCAAGTCAATGTCTAGGCAGAAGGAAGATGAGCTGCAAGGAGAATTACAAATTTTCAAAACAcaaatagaggagttgaaggcgAATTTGATGgataaagaaaatgaattgCAAGGTATTTGCGAGGAGAATGAGAATCTTATCATGAAACTAGAGAATGCACAATCTGGGAAAGGAGAAAATGAACTTGAAAAGGAGCTTCAAAGATCAAGACTTTATATCGAAAATCTGAAGGCAAATCTGATGGATAAGGAAACCGAACTGCAGAATATTTTAGAGGAAAATGAGATTCTGAAGAACGAAACTGATAAAAAGGAAAGCAATAGAGGTAAAGTGAAGGATGAAGTTACTGCTGAACTAGACGCTGCAAAGACTGCAGAAAGAGAAGCTCTCATGAGGCTCGGGTACATGAACGAGGAGGTTGATAAGAGTAACCGGCGGGTGGCTAGGGTAGCTGAGCAATTGGATGCAGCTCAAGCTTCCAATGCAGAAATGGAAGCAGAACTAAGGAAGTTGAAGGTTCAATCCAACCAATGGAGGAAAGCTGCTGAAGTAGCGACCGCTATGCTATCAAATGGTAATAACGGGAAATTCGTGGAACGAACTGGATCGATGGACAGTCCGTACAGTCCTCGCAAGATTAGTTCGCCTTACTTTGATGACATGGATGAAGATTTAATGAAGAGGAAAAATCCGAATATGCTTAAGAGGATCGGCGAGCTATGGAAGAAGCCACTAAAATAG